A single Verrucomicrobiota bacterium DNA region contains:
- a CDS encoding type II toxin-antitoxin system VapC family toxin: MSVLLDTNVLSELARPVPEASVEDYCRNIEVSYISVITLHELTFGAKLVKTKSKQKKLLNWIDSIQERYPQSILDVTSHIANRAADLRASASTKGRVLHIEDALIAATALEHSLKLATRNTKDFKNTGTSLVDPWKL; encoded by the coding sequence ATGAGTGTACTCCTCGACACGAATGTGCTTTCCGAACTCGCGCGGCCTGTTCCCGAGGCTTCGGTTGAAGACTATTGCCGAAACATTGAGGTTTCCTATATTTCCGTTATAACGCTTCATGAACTAACTTTTGGAGCCAAACTAGTTAAGACCAAATCGAAGCAGAAAAAATTGCTGAACTGGATTGATTCCATCCAAGAGCGTTATCCACAAAGTATCCTGGATGTAACTTCACACATTGCGAACCGGGCAGCCGATCTTCGAGCATCTGCATCTACGAAAGGAAGAGTCTTACATATTGAAGATGCCCTCATCGCTGCGACTGCTCTGGAACATTCTCTCAAACTCGCCACGCGAAATACAAAGGACTTCAAAAACACTGGCACTTCATTGGTAGATCCCTGGAAACTTTAA
- a CDS encoding PQQ-binding-like beta-propeller repeat protein, whose translation MKNYLSFHSLIILCLLPFSLLAENWSQFQGPNGSGVVESAKPPIEFGADKNVRWKSSAPAGVSSPIVWGDRIFITGVDDEKLLTVAYDASTGHELWRQAVVPEEFEKTHEFSSPASSTPCTDGERVYIYFNSFGVIAYDFDGKEVWQQYESKFAFKIW comes from the coding sequence ATGAAGAATTACCTCTCCTTCCATTCCCTTATCATTCTCTGTCTTCTGCCCTTCAGTTTATTAGCGGAAAACTGGTCGCAATTTCAAGGGCCCAATGGTTCGGGTGTCGTGGAGTCAGCAAAGCCTCCCATCGAATTTGGAGCTGACAAAAACGTGCGCTGGAAGTCGTCGGCACCCGCCGGTGTTTCTTCGCCCATTGTCTGGGGTGATCGCATCTTTATAACCGGTGTCGATGATGAAAAACTCCTTACCGTCGCCTATGATGCCAGCACCGGACATGAGCTGTGGCGACAAGCTGTCGTGCCGGAAGAATTCGAGAAGACCCATGAATTCAGCTCTCCGGCCTCATCAACTCCCTGTACCGATGGCGAACGCGTGTATATTTACTTCAACTCCTTCGGCGTCATCGCCTATGACTTCGATGGCAAGGAGGTCTGGCAGCAGTATGAAAGTAAGTTCGCTTTTAAAATATGGTGA
- a CDS encoding PQQ-binding-like beta-propeller repeat protein translates to MGVDGQYVGSPIAANGYVYLTSERGTITVVRPGDDLDVVTSNQLGESIRCTPAIAGNALLVRSKEHLWSLRE, encoded by the coding sequence GTGGGGGTTGATGGTCAATACGTCGGATCACCCATCGCAGCCAATGGCTACGTCTACCTAACCAGTGAACGAGGAACCATCACCGTGGTGCGTCCTGGGGACGACCTAGATGTGGTGACCAGTAATCAGCTCGGTGAAAGCATCCGCTGTACCCCGGCTATCGCAGGAAACGCCTTGCTGGTCAGATCAAAAGAGCACCTATGGTCGTTAAGGGAATGA
- a CDS encoding PQQ-binding-like beta-propeller repeat protein gives MKRYPCLLLLLASSLYANAANWGQWRGPNFNGSTDAGSLPTNWSKTENVTWSTDLPGPSAASPIVWDNHVFISTANPDTDTLHALCYDRNTGKLLWEHQIGKGHRRDEKSDFASNSPATDGEVVVFFYGTGSIFAYDFKGNELWNRNIEKDFGRLAYGWTPSTSPLLFDGKLILQILQRNVPTRGNGEPDRVNESYILALNPKTGEKLWRTLRPSQAVAESLEAFTSPVPYEFNGRKEILVAGGDDISGHDPANGKELWRWGTWNPTRIGHWRLVPSPVAGDGVILACAPKRDPIYAVKAGGRGTLNDDDLAWVSNEERDISSDVPTPAYYDGDFFVLSDVRNALSRVEPQSGKVKWSIATPGRIKFEASPLAADGKLYLMNFNSDVVVVDAESGKVLNEIAMGDEDEHYSRSSIAASDGQLFIRTNQTLYCIGDRS, from the coding sequence ATGAAACGCTATCCTTGTTTATTACTGCTGCTAGCCAGTTCCCTTTACGCAAACGCTGCAAATTGGGGTCAATGGCGCGGTCCCAACTTCAATGGCTCAACGGATGCCGGAAGTCTCCCGACCAACTGGTCGAAAACTGAGAACGTTACCTGGAGCACGGATCTACCAGGTCCCAGCGCGGCGTCTCCGATTGTTTGGGACAATCACGTGTTTATTTCAACGGCCAACCCGGATACGGACACTCTGCACGCATTGTGCTACGACCGAAATACCGGAAAGTTGCTGTGGGAACATCAGATTGGAAAAGGACATCGCCGTGACGAAAAGAGTGATTTCGCTTCCAACTCGCCCGCGACAGACGGTGAGGTTGTGGTTTTCTTCTACGGCACCGGATCGATCTTCGCATACGACTTCAAGGGCAACGAACTTTGGAATCGCAATATCGAGAAGGATTTCGGAAGACTGGCCTACGGCTGGACTCCGAGCACCAGCCCCCTCCTCTTTGACGGCAAACTTATTCTGCAAATCCTTCAACGCAATGTCCCGACGCGTGGAAATGGTGAACCTGATCGCGTCAACGAGTCCTACATCCTGGCTTTGAACCCCAAGACTGGGGAAAAACTCTGGCGTACCCTTCGCCCAAGCCAAGCAGTGGCCGAGTCGCTTGAGGCGTTTACGAGCCCGGTTCCTTATGAATTCAATGGACGCAAAGAAATACTGGTCGCGGGCGGCGACGATATTTCAGGACACGATCCGGCGAACGGCAAGGAGCTTTGGCGCTGGGGCACCTGGAATCCCACGCGAATCGGTCATTGGCGCCTGGTGCCTTCACCGGTTGCGGGTGACGGTGTTATCCTGGCCTGCGCGCCCAAACGCGATCCGATCTACGCCGTCAAGGCGGGTGGCCGCGGCACACTCAACGATGATGACCTCGCCTGGGTGAGCAACGAGGAACGCGACATAAGCTCGGACGTTCCGACGCCGGCCTATTACGACGGGGATTTTTTCGTTTTGAGTGACGTTCGAAATGCGCTATCACGAGTCGAACCTCAGAGTGGTAAAGTCAAATGGAGCATCGCAACACCTGGAAGAATCAAGTTTGAAGCGTCGCCCCTGGCGGCGGACGGAAAGCTTTACCTGATGAATTTCAATTCTGACGTCGTGGTGGTGGATGCCGAGAGCGGAAAGGTCCTCAACGAAATAGCCATGGGCGACGAAGACGAGCACTATTCGCGCTCCTCGATCGCAGCCTCAGACGGCCAGTTGTTCATCCGCACCAACCAAACGCTCTATTGTATCGGTGATCGGAGTTAG
- a CDS encoding DUF6090 family protein: protein MKQSPFRSIRQTLFNEGKLLRYLGYAVGEIALIIIGIMLALQLNNWNEDRKAQAEFEVYILQLKEDVRKAIENANRVVSNSENRIDRQLRMVQFLEKKDYNADELEAFERTLADLGKQAIPQVKIGLLGQLLEGDMTIIKRDRKLSQAALELESAIDGGLRIIDHLQILDDQSNAIFLRYRTMTQLDVPELKLRYDLDALQASSEFIFAAENSTHNTVGIMKFSESMADRLESFLTVLEEYE from the coding sequence ATGAAGCAATCCCCATTCCGCAGTATACGCCAAACACTCTTCAACGAAGGCAAACTCCTCCGCTACCTCGGCTATGCCGTGGGCGAGATCGCGCTGATCATTATCGGGATCATGCTGGCGCTTCAGCTGAACAACTGGAATGAAGACCGGAAAGCGCAGGCGGAGTTTGAAGTATATATTCTTCAGCTAAAGGAAGATGTTCGAAAGGCGATAGAGAATGCGAATAGAGTTGTTAGTAATTCTGAGAACCGAATCGATCGACAGCTGAGGATGGTGCAGTTTCTTGAAAAAAAGGATTACAATGCTGATGAATTGGAGGCTTTCGAACGCACATTGGCTGATCTAGGTAAACAAGCTATCCCGCAAGTTAAAATCGGTCTTCTCGGCCAATTGTTGGAAGGAGATATGACGATCATCAAGCGCGATAGAAAACTATCCCAGGCCGCCTTGGAGCTGGAAAGTGCCATAGATGGTGGACTCAGGATCATTGATCATCTCCAAATACTGGATGATCAATCCAATGCCATATTCCTAAGGTACCGAACAATGACCCAGCTCGACGTTCCAGAACTAAAGCTCAGGTATGATTTGGATGCACTCCAAGCTTCCTCCGAATTCATTTTTGCAGCCGAAAACTCTACCCACAATACGGTGGGTATTATGAAGTTTTCTGAGTCGATGGCTGATCGACTTGAATCCTTTCTCACCGTCCTGGAGGAATACGAATAA
- a CDS encoding DUF6090 family protein — protein MKSPFRSLRQTLFKEGKLLRYLGYAVGEIALIIIGIMLALQLNNWNEDRKSQAEFDVYIVQLREDVQAAIQDVERSITIMEGFMQRSDFVLTFLEQTDFEPDDLARFENGLSALSIYNKPQVYVGLLGQILNGNMDVIGRNPFLAKKALEMESWVESRLSNQENVSSQINIASDRFNKFRGRGSVSTGRAPVYDLKELKTSSEFKYTVQTIDSRKINLMEFSRQIAESLEDFLAVLEEY, from the coding sequence ATGAAGAGTCCCTTCCGCAGTTTACGCCAAACACTTTTCAAAGAAGGTAAACTCCTCCGCTACCTCGGCTATGCTGTGGGTGAAATCGCGTTGATCATTATCGGGATCATGCTGGCGCTTCAGCTGAACAACTGGAACGAGGACCGGAAATCACAGGCGGAGTTTGATGTGTATATTGTGCAGTTGAGGGAGGATGTACAAGCGGCAATCCAGGATGTAGAACGTTCCATTACTATTATGGAGGGCTTTATGCAAAGATCTGATTTCGTTCTGACATTTCTGGAACAAACGGATTTTGAGCCCGATGATTTGGCTCGTTTTGAAAATGGGCTTAGTGCTTTGAGTATTTATAATAAACCACAGGTCTACGTGGGATTGTTGGGGCAGATTTTAAATGGAAACATGGACGTCATTGGCCGAAATCCATTTTTGGCCAAAAAAGCCTTGGAAATGGAGAGTTGGGTAGAATCGAGACTGAGCAACCAGGAGAACGTTTCATCCCAGATAAACATTGCAAGCGATCGCTTTAACAAATTCAGGGGGCGAGGATCAGTAAGTACAGGCCGTGCTCCCGTGTATGACTTGAAAGAATTGAAGACTTCGTCCGAATTCAAATATACGGTCCAGACAATTGATAGCCGGAAAATTAACCTAATGGAATTCTCCAGGCAGATTGCCGAAAGCCTCGAAGACTTCCTCGCCGTGTTGGAGGAATATTAG
- a CDS encoding phytanoyl-CoA dioxygenase family protein codes for MDTSFTNSKESLTEAHPFTTDWKGLTREEQIRSIELDGFVVLPDLLDTKTLEKIREELSQLPTKTVDYSPYQSSYSNVQWTDSPTAIETIAHPIIIEFLSDLFGDELICTSCGYTCANPGHPGIAIHTDSQPYGSRIFGVQASAPILTRVLYYLDDQTPDCSPFKVIPRSHLSLHRDGNPYKRYLSHPEERMVTCKAGSAVVINQKVFHGNYPNHSKRPRRMLAIAYRPAWAGPIGPVEDRDPKQVAKLPKHIQPFFRSLNTRTIDFDVPNRPDNMQRHAPGIAPSRWKAG; via the coding sequence ATGGATACTTCCTTCACCAACAGCAAAGAAAGCCTGACTGAAGCCCACCCTTTTACAACGGATTGGAAAGGCCTAACACGCGAAGAACAAATACGCTCCATTGAATTGGATGGTTTCGTTGTGCTACCCGATTTGTTGGACACAAAGACTTTGGAGAAAATCAGAGAAGAACTGAGCCAACTTCCAACGAAGACCGTTGATTACAGCCCCTACCAGAGTTCCTACTCGAACGTGCAGTGGACAGACTCTCCAACGGCTATTGAAACGATTGCCCATCCGATCATTATTGAATTTTTAAGCGACCTTTTCGGCGATGAGCTCATCTGCACATCCTGCGGTTATACCTGCGCCAACCCGGGACATCCGGGAATCGCAATTCACACCGACTCACAACCCTACGGCTCCAGGATCTTCGGTGTCCAGGCCAGCGCCCCCATACTCACGCGAGTCCTCTACTACCTGGATGATCAGACTCCTGACTGTTCTCCCTTCAAGGTCATTCCTCGGTCTCACTTGTCTCTGCACCGCGACGGTAATCCCTACAAGCGTTACCTGAGCCATCCCGAAGAACGCATGGTCACCTGCAAGGCCGGATCTGCCGTGGTGATCAACCAGAAAGTATTTCACGGCAATTACCCCAACCACAGTAAACGTCCACGCCGTATGCTCGCCATTGCCTACCGCCCGGCCTGGGCTGGACCCATTGGCCCGGTGGAAGACCGCGATCCGAAGCAGGTGGCGAAATTGCCCAAACATATCCAACCCTTCTTCCGGAGCCTCAATACCCGGACAATCGATTTCGACGTTCCCAACCGGCCGGATAATATGCAGCGGCACGCTCCAGGCATCGCTCCAAGTCGCTGGAAAGCTGGATAG
- a CDS encoding sialidase family protein gives MLRLFRNIRQNLINQGKTFKYLQYAVVLSAVLSSFMIQSAVLHGMEPTSEPFVAPKGEYVTEQDRYHTFRIPGMVVAQNGTILLFAEGRRGDGSDPRKDENSPIDLVMRRSTDNGDTWEPIAVIESGYRPDGKLVDFADPTPVLDAKTGTVFLLYGQWPDLAPTTVAYGQDPDSAEGNQVVWVRSSTDDGKTWSDRHQIVYPDEPHETSDGLFWRQAEPGPGSGIQLRWQKDASLNGRLVIPAKRSGSKTPDGEVTVEPFVYYSDDHGKTWQVGHVTSGPDANEDEVVELTDGTVFLDGRQNSGYLRRRHPSYDGGITWGPDIPDTIPLTPVDGSMIRYSAKRDGHDQDRILFSCALGEKGLNRNNIAIWISYNEGKSFTNPVQLNSGFAAYSVMQRLKDGTIGVAVETAKDEGVRYGEITFYRIDLAQLERKTESH, from the coding sequence ATGCTCCGCCTCTTTAGAAATATTCGCCAGAACCTCATCAACCAAGGTAAGACCTTCAAGTATCTGCAGTATGCCGTGGTCCTATCTGCAGTGCTTTCAAGTTTTATGATTCAGTCGGCGGTGCTACACGGAATGGAACCCACTTCTGAACCTTTCGTTGCGCCCAAAGGCGAATATGTTACTGAACAAGACCGCTATCACACGTTCCGGATTCCGGGTATGGTTGTCGCACAAAATGGAACGATTCTGCTCTTTGCCGAAGGTCGTCGCGGGGATGGAAGTGATCCGCGAAAAGACGAGAATTCTCCAATCGACTTGGTGATGCGCCGCAGTACCGACAATGGCGATACATGGGAACCAATAGCCGTAATCGAATCCGGGTATCGCCCTGACGGCAAGCTTGTCGATTTCGCTGATCCGACGCCTGTGCTCGATGCTAAAACCGGGACGGTGTTCTTACTCTACGGACAATGGCCGGATTTAGCGCCGACTACTGTGGCATACGGGCAGGATCCTGACTCTGCGGAGGGTAATCAGGTCGTCTGGGTTCGTTCCAGCACCGATGACGGCAAGACCTGGTCGGATCGTCATCAGATAGTTTATCCCGACGAACCGCATGAGACGAGTGACGGTCTTTTCTGGAGGCAGGCCGAACCCGGTCCAGGCAGCGGTATACAACTCCGATGGCAAAAGGATGCCTCACTCAACGGACGCCTCGTCATTCCAGCCAAGCGCAGCGGGTCGAAAACTCCAGATGGGGAAGTAACGGTTGAACCCTTCGTCTACTATTCGGACGACCACGGCAAAACCTGGCAGGTGGGACATGTAACTTCGGGTCCTGACGCCAATGAAGACGAAGTTGTCGAGCTGACCGACGGCACAGTATTTTTGGACGGTCGGCAGAACAGTGGTTATTTACGTCGCCGACATCCCAGCTACGATGGTGGAATTACCTGGGGACCTGACATTCCCGATACCATCCCGCTTACACCGGTGGACGGCTCAATGATACGCTACTCCGCCAAGCGAGACGGTCATGACCAAGACCGAATTCTTTTTTCCTGTGCGCTCGGAGAAAAAGGCCTCAATCGAAACAACATAGCAATATGGATCAGCTACAACGAAGGAAAATCCTTCACCAATCCGGTTCAGCTCAACTCCGGATTCGCGGCTTACTCCGTCATGCAGCGTCTGAAAGACGGCACCATCGGTGTGGCCGTCGAAACCGCCAAGGACGAGGGTGTCCGCTACGGCGAGATCACGTTCTACCGTATCGACCTCGCCCAACTGGAGCGTAAAACGGAATCTCATTGA